The nucleotide sequence TCAGGAGCCTCTCCTATAGCCGAAACGGTCTTTTTAAGTCTGTATTGCTCTACAATCGAACCGAAGATAGAAACACGCAAGAAATCTCCCGATTTTAAAATCAAAACTATATCTCTGGAACCTGTTTCTGCAGGTTGAAATACGGGGGCGGAAACAAGGGGTAATTCCCACTTTAGTTTGCCTCCCGAGGTGAGGCAAATTATGTTATTATCTTGGATTATAAAAATGCGGCCGTCCCGTGCGGTGTGTACGGGAAAAATCGGTTTTTTCTTTAACGGATAAGTCCAAAGGGGCATTCCTTGAGAAGAAAAAGCTTCGATATTTCCCTTTGCAGTAACCATAAACACTATTCCGGCTTGAGAAACCGATAAAAACTCGCTTGGGAATTCACCCGTATTTCTTCGCCATAAAAACGTTCCTTGAGAGGTAATGCAGTTTAAGGCCTTGTCGTCTCCTGCCGTATAAATATTTCCGTTCCAAAAAACGGGAACCGTTATGTTCTTGCCGGCAAAAACCAAGGTCCAATGAGCGTCAAGGGTTTGCGCCGTTGCTTTAAAAGAAAAAAAGGAAAAAATAATTAAAAGAAAACCTAAGCCTTTTTTTTTCATAATTTCGCCCGCATTCCGTTAAAATATAAAAGGAAATACCCTCTTAGGTTTTAAGGCTGCAAATTCTTCAGGAAATTCTTCCCTGTATCTTTTATTTATAGTATAGGCCCTTGGAACGAGGTTGGCACAGGTCCAAAATGCAAACAAAAGGCCTACAAAGCTCCATGATAGGAGGGCAAAGCCGAACCATTCCAATATTTCACCGAAATAATTGGCGCTGGATACATATTTGTACATCCGTTTATGAGGAAAATAGTGTGCAGTATCTCCCGGCTTTCGTAAGGAGCGTATATACTTGTCCGAGTCTATGTTTATAGCCATCCCGAGTAAAAAAACAAGAGCTCCGATTATAAAACGGGGATCATAGAGCCACGAGATAGGGTACATGGTCTTGGGGGAAAGGTAAAAAAGCCATGCACCTATTAAAAAGGCATTTATCGTGTTAAATGTGATTCCCATCAAAACGATGAGAATGGGCATCTTACTTTTTCCCTTAAGTAAAAAAGGAAATATAAAAACTCTCTGAGCATAATGCAGCACAAAAAAAAGGCCTATTATAATTCTCACAAAATTTTCAGGTTTAGCCCATACACACATTAGGACAATCATAGTGATAAGTGTAGGAACTTCCATTAAAAACCATGCAATTTTATTGTTAAAAGAAAAGCCCCATTTTTTATTTATCATTTTACCGTATCCGGCGGGAACAAAAAATAGTACTATAAAACAAATTAAGCCTACGCCGAATAAGACAATCTGCGTAATATTAAATATAAATATCAGTCTTTCCATATATATTGAGTATAAATTATCTATGTATTAGCGTCAAGAGAGGGAGTATTAAGGCCGGGAAGAGTTATCGGATCGGCTTAAATTAAAACCCTCTCCGATTTAAATCGAAGAGGGTTTGTAAGCTAAAAAAAGGTTAAGCCTGTTTTTTTAAGGTTCCGTCAGGTTTGTAGAAAATACCTCTGAGTATCAAGGCCAAGGCTCCGTCACCTGTTACGTTACATGCAGTACCGAAGCTGTCTTGAAGAGCAAAGATAGCTATAAGCAAGCCTGTTCCTGTGCTGTCAAAGCCTAAAACACTCAAAACAAGACCCAATGAAGCCATAACGGTTCCGCCGGGTACACCGGGAGCTCCTACTGCAAATACACCGAACAAGAATGAAAATAAAATCATTGTTCCGAAAGAAGGAAGCGAACCGTAAAGCATTTGAGCTATAGTCATACAGAAGAAGGTTTCCGTTAAAACCGAACCGCAAAGGTGGGTTGTGGCTCCAAGCGGAATTGCAAAGTCTGTAACCTCGGAAGGCAGAGCTTCGGATTTATGAGCACAGCGTAAGGCTACAGGAAGGGTTGCGGCACTGGACATAGTTCCTACAGCTGTAGTATAAGCGGGGCCGTAGTGTTTGATAACGTCTAATGGATTTTTCTTTGAAACTGCTCCTCCGATAAGGTAAAGGATGGTGAGCCAGATAAAGTGACCGATTAAAACGACAACAATAACCTTTAAGAATACGGGAAGCTGCTTTGTTAAACTTCCGCTATAAGCTAACTCTGCAAAGGTTGCTGCAATAAAGAAGGGTAAAAGAGGAACAACTATGCGGTTTACGATTTCCAAAACCATGCTTTGGAATTCTACCAAAACCTTCTCGACAGTTGCGGACTTTGTCCATAATACCGAAATACCTACAAGTATGGCCATTACCAAGGCTGTCATAACCGGCATTAGAGGCGGAATAGATAAAACGAAGGCTGTTTTCGGGATGTCTGCCAAGGCACTCATAGAGCTGGGTACATGCAGGAAGGGAATCAAAATATATCCTGCAATAGCGGAGAAAATTGAAGCTCCGACAGCGGATATATAGGACAAACCTAAAAAGGTTCCCAACATTTTTCCTGCATTTTGCTTTAAACCGCAGATTGCAGGAGCAATAAAACCGAGGATAACCAGCGGTACGATAAAGAAGATAACCGAACCTAAGATTGCCTTAATCGTGTTGATAACGGCCATAACGGATGCCGGGACAAAGAGTCCGAGCAAAATACCTGCCGCAATACCGATACCAAGTTTGGGTAAAAGCCCAATCTTTTTTCCTTTGCCATAAAAAAACTCCTCAGATTTTTATTATTAGGTATAAGAATTACACTTCGGACATTCTAACAGGTTTAAAACGATTTGTCCATAAGGTTTAAAAAGACTTCAAAATTTTTATACGTCTTTCTTATTGAATATTAATTTTCAAATTGTTATATTATACAGGAGATTATAGGAGTCATGATGAAACTATTAGATATACAGGGACTTCAAATGTCGGTTGACGAGAAGCAGATTCTTAAAAACCTTAATTTGAGTATAAACAAGGGAGAGGTTCATGTGGTCATGGGCCCAAACGGAGCAGGAAAGTCCACCTTGGCGGCTGCCATAGTAGGAAATCCTCGATACAATATCGATAAGGGCAAGATTTATTTTGAAGATGAACTTATAAACGAGGTTCCCGTCTACGAAAGAGCCCGTAAAGGTATATTTCTTTCTTTTCAGATACCTGAAGAGGTGCCGGGCCTAAAAGTAGAAGAGTTTTTGCGTGCTTCAAAAGAAGCCGTAACGGGTGAAAAAATTCCTATGATAAAATTTCACAAGCTTTTATCGGACACAATGAAGCAGCTTAAAATCAATCCTGCATACGCAAACCGCAGCCTAAATGTCGGTTTTTCGGGTGGAGAAAAAAAGAAAAACGAAATCTTACAGCTTGCTATTTTAAACCCGAAGCTCGCAATTCTCGATGAAACGGATTCAGGGCTGGATATTGATGCTACAAAGATAGTCTTTGAAGGCGTTTCCAAAATACGCACCCCCGATATGGGAATTTTAATTATTACCCATCATAACAAGGTTTTAGATTATATAAAGCCCGATTTTGTACACATTCTTGTTGACGGCACTATTGTCAAAACAGGTCGTCTTGAGTTGGTCGAATATATCGAAAAGAACGGTTACGAAAACATAAAAGAAAGCCTATGAGTAAAGCCATAAACCAAAACACAGCTAAAGCACCGGAGGATGCCGCTCTCTTTCAAGAAAGAAAGCGTACATTTGTTTCGGATATAGAACGCGGAATCTATGACATAAAGGACAGCATCGATTATAAATATTCGACTGGGCTCGGTTTAAACGAAGAAGTCGTAAAAAAAATATCCGCGCGTAAAAATGAGCCCGGTTGGATGCTGGACTTGCGCCTTAAATCCCTCGCATACTTTAATGCTCGACCCATGCCGGACTGGGGAGCCGATATTTCCGATTTGGATATTCAAGAGATAATCCACTACATTGTTTCCGATACAAAGCCCTTGGCCGAAACTTGGGACGATGTTCCGGAAGAAATAAAAAAGACCTTTGACAGGCTGGGTATACCGGAAGCGGAACGCAGTTCCCTCGCAGGAGTGGGTGCCCAGTACGATTCCGAAGTCGTTTACCACAGCCTAAAAGAAGACTTAGAAAAACAGGGCGTAGTCTACTTGGATATGGAAACGGCCGTCCACAAGTACGAAGATATAGTAAAAAAGCATTTTATGCAGCTTATAAAGCCGAATGACCATAAATTTGCAGCCCTCCACGGTGCCGTTTGGTCGGGAGGTTCCTTTGTGTATGTTCCCAAGGGAGTAAGGGTTGAACTTCCGCTTCAATCCTATTTTAGACTAAATGCCCAACAGTCGGGACAGTTTGAGCATACTCTTATAATTGTAGAAGAAGGGGCCTACCTTCATTTTATTGAAGGATGCAGTGCTCCAAAATACTATAAGAACGCCCTTCATGCAGGGGCCGTAGAGCTCTATGTAGGAAAAAAAGCAACCCTGCGTTACTCAACAATCGAAAACTGGTCGCGAAACCTATATAACTTAAACACCAAAAGGGCCATAGTCGAAGAAGACGGAGCTATTGAATGGGTTTCGGGTTCGTTCGGTTCAAGGGTTACCATGCTTTATCCTATGAGCATCTTAAAAGGCGACCGCTCCCGTTCGGAGTTTACAGGGGTTACTTTCGCTTCGGAAGGACAGTGCCTTGATACGGGAACAAAGACCGTTCACATAGGAAAAAATACCGTTTCGGAAATGCGCTCCCGTTCCATCGCAAAAAACGGAGGGGAAGCAAACTACCGAGGTCTTTTATACATAGGAGCAAATGCAACCGGAGCTAAGGCTGCGGCCGAATGCGAATCCCTAATGCTTGACGATAAATCCCGCTCCGATACGATTCCGATTATAGAATCCCATATCGATGATGTAGATATAGGCCATGAGGCTAAAATCGGAAGGATAAGCGAATCAATGGTGTTCTACCTTATGCAAAGAGGCTTGGATGAGGCCGCCGCAAAATCCCTTATCATCAAGGGCTTTGTCGAACCTATCTCCAAGGAGCTGCCTCTGGAATATGCCGTTGAATTGAACAATCTTATTACAATCGAATTGGAAGGAACTATAGGATAGATATGAGTGACAGAACTTATTTTAAACGGCTTGATTACACAAAAACGGATATCCCTTCAAAGCCTTTTTGCAATTTAACCTGCAAGGCCGGAAGCCGGGTCGATGGTCGGGCAGATGGATGTGCCGAAGCTAAAAATATAGAACAAATGCCGATTGAGCAATTTTTAAAAACAGCCCCTTCAAAAGATATAGAAAAATTCTTTGATTTTACGAAGACAAAACGCGAAAAAAATTGCGGCCTCGGAGACAATTATGTTCAAGAAGTAAAGGATAAAAGAAATTCCGGTATTTACTTAAAAGTAAAAAAGTGTGCGGATAATGAACAGGCTGCGAATGTTCTAATCAATTTTACAATGGATCAGGCCAATAATGTTCTTTATGACCAAAATCTTATTGTAATTGAAGAAGGGGCAAGGGCTAAGATCTTTTTTTATCATGATGTAAAGGCCTACGATTGCTCAAAGGCCGATATTTTTAGAAACGGCATACTAAGCATAGTTGCCGAAAAAAACTCTCAAGTAGAATTTATAAAGGTACAAAACTTGAGCCATTGCGGCATTAACTTTGAAACCGTAAAAATCTTTGCGATGGAGAAGGCCCAAGTTACCCTTTACGATATTCAGCTTGGGGCAAAGATAAACGGGGCTTCAACTTCTACCTATATGCCTGAGGAATGGGCTGAGGTTCAAATATACCCCCTCTACTTTGCAGATAAGACCAGACGCATCGACTTGGAGCAAAATTTTATCATCAACGGGAAAAATTCTCTCGGTGCAATTACCGCAAAGGGAGCCTTAAAGAACAAGGCTCATAAGATGTTCCGGGGCAATATCTTTTTAAACAGAGGCTGCTCAAAATCTATTGCAAGGTTTTCGGATAACACGATTATGCTCGATAAGACTACTGTGGGTGCTACAATTCCGACAATCTTTTGCGATGAGGATGACGTTATAGGAGAGCACGCTGCGAGCTTTGAGGCGGTAAACAAGGACAAGCTTTACTATCTTATGACCCGCGGTTTTGACGAGCTGAGCGCCAAAAAGCTTATAATCGAAGCCGCCTTTAAACCGGTTTTTAACCGCATTGACGATGAAACGATAAGAGAAAAGCTCCTAGAGGAGTTCAGGATAAGCTTAGATGAGATAAAGGAATAAAAATGTGCGTCCATGCACATTTTTATTTCGGTGTAACAACATAAAAAGTTCCAAAAGGCTGATTCTTATAAGGACTTTATTTCTTCAATACTTAATCCTGTAGCTTTTGCGATAACTTCCACGGCAAAACCCATTTCTGTTAAGTTTCTAGCAGTTTCAAGTTTGTTTTGGTGAGCCCCATCGGCAAAGCCTTGTTGGATACCTTCTTGTCTCCCTTTTAGTTCGCCTTGCAATATACCTACTTCAATGCCTTGTCGATAGCCTTCACTTATACATGAAGCCTTGTCGTGTTCATATTTCATGCGGGATTCATATAGCCATTTATCCCTAGGACTCATTTCCATTACTTCTATCGCCGCATTTGCCTTTCTCATCATCTGTGATTCTTGTTCTAACATTTTTCTTACCTCCGGATTATCAGTTTCGATAAATTTAAGCCAATTTAATAAGCGTTTAGCTTTATAATCTTTATATTGACCTTCTTTTAAGAGTCTTGCCTTTTCAAGGTTCAATATATGAATTTCAAGTTTTGAAACTAAAGGCTCTTTTGTATCTTTTTCTAAAACAAGATATTTGTTATGCAAACGCTTATTTTTATTAAAGCCTTTTCCTATCAAGTTTATTGTAATACACTTTGGCAGTTTTGTATAGTCTTGACCTTGTTTTATACCCTCATTATACATCTTAGACCAATAATATAAGGTCCTTTCAGGAAAATCAAAATACCAACTGTTTTGAATTTCAATATCTACAAAAGTTCCATCTTTTAGTCTTAACTTGATATCCAAGATACCTAGCTTTTCACTTAAAAACTCTTTATGAAACTCCTTATCGAGAAGTTCCAAACCTGCGATATCCTCAGGCGGAATGTCTAAGATACACTCCAGTAAATCCTGTAGTACGTCCTTGTTTTCTTCCACTCCGAATACTTTTTTAAAAGCGTAGTCGTTGCGGAGAGTTATTTTAAATAATTTTTCCATAACTAAGCCTCGCTAATAATTTTTTTTTAAAAAATTCCCCCTTTCATAATTATTATAGAAATTGTTTGTAATAGATAGCAAAATTTGAAAAAAAAGATTGACATTTAATAATCTCTTTTCCGATTGACTTTTTTTTAAATTATTGAGATATTTAAAGAATGAGTGATAAAAAAGAAATTGTTCCGATAGAAAGCTTACTGCCGCAAAAGTTGAATATTGTCCCTTTGAGCGGCAGGCCGATTTTTCCCGGCATTTTTACGCCGCTTTTAATTAATGCCCCCGAAGACATAAAGTCAATCGAAGATGCCTATGCGGGCGACGGTTTTATAGGGCTTACCCTTCTTAAAAACAATATAGAACACCCTCAAGCCAAGGACTTGTACAAGGTGGGCTGTGCCGCAAAAATCGTGCGTAAGATAAATCTGCCCGACGGCGGGC is from Treponema denticola and encodes:
- the sufD gene encoding Fe-S cluster assembly protein SufD; the encoded protein is MSDRTYFKRLDYTKTDIPSKPFCNLTCKAGSRVDGRADGCAEAKNIEQMPIEQFLKTAPSKDIEKFFDFTKTKREKNCGLGDNYVQEVKDKRNSGIYLKVKKCADNEQAANVLINFTMDQANNVLYDQNLIVIEEGARAKIFFYHDVKAYDCSKADIFRNGILSIVAEKNSQVEFIKVQNLSHCGINFETVKIFAMEKAQVTLYDIQLGAKINGASTSTYMPEEWAEVQIYPLYFADKTRRIDLEQNFIINGKNSLGAITAKGALKNKAHKMFRGNIFLNRGCSKSIARFSDNTIMLDKTTVGATIPTIFCDEDDVIGEHAASFEAVNKDKLYYLMTRGFDELSAKKLIIEAAFKPVFNRIDDETIREKLLEEFRISLDEIKE
- the sufC gene encoding Fe-S cluster assembly ATPase SufC, whose product is MKLLDIQGLQMSVDEKQILKNLNLSINKGEVHVVMGPNGAGKSTLAAAIVGNPRYNIDKGKIYFEDELINEVPVYERARKGIFLSFQIPEEVPGLKVEEFLRASKEAVTGEKIPMIKFHKLLSDTMKQLKINPAYANRSLNVGFSGGEKKKNEILQLAILNPKLAILDETDSGLDIDATKIVFEGVSKIRTPDMGILIITHHNKVLDYIKPDFVHILVDGTIVKTGRLELVEYIEKNGYENIKESL
- a CDS encoding Rpn family recombination-promoting nuclease/putative transposase; this translates as MEKLFKITLRNDYAFKKVFGVEENKDVLQDLLECILDIPPEDIAGLELLDKEFHKEFLSEKLGILDIKLRLKDGTFVDIEIQNSWYFDFPERTLYYWSKMYNEGIKQGQDYTKLPKCITINLIGKGFNKNKRLHNKYLVLEKDTKEPLVSKLEIHILNLEKARLLKEGQYKDYKAKRLLNWLKFIETDNPEVRKMLEQESQMMRKANAAIEVMEMSPRDKWLYESRMKYEHDKASCISEGYRQGIEVGILQGELKGRQEGIQQGFADGAHQNKLETARNLTEMGFAVEVIAKATGLSIEEIKSL
- the sufB gene encoding Fe-S cluster assembly protein SufB, producing MSKAINQNTAKAPEDAALFQERKRTFVSDIERGIYDIKDSIDYKYSTGLGLNEEVVKKISARKNEPGWMLDLRLKSLAYFNARPMPDWGADISDLDIQEIIHYIVSDTKPLAETWDDVPEEIKKTFDRLGIPEAERSSLAGVGAQYDSEVVYHSLKEDLEKQGVVYLDMETAVHKYEDIVKKHFMQLIKPNDHKFAALHGAVWSGGSFVYVPKGVRVELPLQSYFRLNAQQSGQFEHTLIIVEEGAYLHFIEGCSAPKYYKNALHAGAVELYVGKKATLRYSTIENWSRNLYNLNTKRAIVEEDGAIEWVSGSFGSRVTMLYPMSILKGDRSRSEFTGVTFASEGQCLDTGTKTVHIGKNTVSEMRSRSIAKNGGEANYRGLLYIGANATGAKAAAECESLMLDDKSRSDTIPIIESHIDDVDIGHEAKIGRISESMVFYLMQRGLDEAAAKSLIIKGFVEPISKELPLEYAVELNNLITIELEGTIG
- a CDS encoding dicarboxylate/amino acid:cation symporter, producing the protein MGLLPKLGIGIAAGILLGLFVPASVMAVINTIKAILGSVIFFIVPLVILGFIAPAICGLKQNAGKMLGTFLGLSYISAVGASIFSAIAGYILIPFLHVPSSMSALADIPKTAFVLSIPPLMPVMTALVMAILVGISVLWTKSATVEKVLVEFQSMVLEIVNRIVVPLLPFFIAATFAELAYSGSLTKQLPVFLKVIVVVLIGHFIWLTILYLIGGAVSKKNPLDVIKHYGPAYTTAVGTMSSAATLPVALRCAHKSEALPSEVTDFAIPLGATTHLCGSVLTETFFCMTIAQMLYGSLPSFGTMILFSFLFGVFAVGAPGVPGGTVMASLGLVLSVLGFDSTGTGLLIAIFALQDSFGTACNVTGDGALALILRGIFYKPDGTLKKQA